In Nicotiana tabacum cultivar K326 chromosome 19, ASM71507v2, whole genome shotgun sequence, one DNA window encodes the following:
- the LOC107804044 gene encoding cell division protein FtsY homolog, chloroplastic, with product MASLLSSRLPHQRPSNKPVLPPSSSGSILLHNFTYKTRFDQSRFKCSAGGTGFFTKLGRLLKEKAKSDVEKLFSGFSKTRDNLAVIDELLLYWNLSDTDRVLDELEEVLLVSDFGPKITIKIVESLREDIYGGKIKSGSEIKSALKKSILDLLTSKAPKTELRLGFRKPAVIMIVGVNGGGKTTSLGKLANRLKKEGAKILLAAGDTFRAAASDQLEIWAERTGCEIVVAEKKKAKASSVLSQAVKRGKEEGFDIVLCDTSGRLHTNYSLMEELVACKKVVSKIVTGAPNEILLVLDGTTGLNMLPQAREFNDVVGVTGLILTKLDGSARGGCVVSVVDELGIPVKFVGVGEGVDDLQPFNAEEFVNAIFP from the exons ATGGCTTCTCTACTATCTTCTCGTCTCCCACATCAACGTCCCTCTAATAAACCGGTGCTTCCACCATCAAGCTCCGGTTCAATTCTCCTCCACAACTTCACATATAAAACCCGGTTCGACCAATCCCGGTTCAAATGCTCAGCTGGTGGAACTGGGTTCTTCACTAAGTTGGGTCGTTTGCTCAAAGAGAAAGCAAAGAGCGACGTGGAGAAACTGTTCTCAGGATTCTCAAAAACGAGAGACAATTTAGCAGTTATAGATGAACTCCTCCTTTACTGGAACCTTTCTGACACTGACCGTGTTCTTGATGAACTTGAAGAG GTTCTGTTGGTGTCTGATTTTGGCCCGAAGATTACCATAAAGATTGTGGAGAGCTTGCGAGAGGATATATATGGGGGGAAAATCAAATCAGGAAGTGAGATAAAA AGTGCTCTTAAGAAGAGTATCTTGGATCTATTGACTAGCAAGGCACCTAAAACAGAACTCCGTCTGGGCTTCAG GAAACCAGCTGTGATCATGATTGTGGGCGTCAATGGAGGTGGAAAGACAACATCTCTTG GAAAGCTGGCGAATAGATTGAAGAAAGAAGGGGCTAAG ATACTATTAGCAGCTGGTGATACATTTAGAGCAGCTGCTAGTGATCAGTTAGAAATTTGGGCTGAAAGGACTGGTTGTGAGATTGTTGTTGCTGAAAAAAAGAAAGCTAAGGCATCATCAG TTCTTTCACAGGCTGTTAAAAGAGGAAAGGAAGAGggtttcgatattgttttatGCGACACATCTGGCC GTCTGCACACCAACTATAGCTTGATGGAGGAATTGGTGGCATGCAAGAAAGTTGTCAGTAAAATTGTTACTGGTGCACCTAAT GAAATCTTGCTTGTTCTGGATGGAACTACTGGTTTAAATATGCTTCCTCAAGCGAGAGAGTTTAATGAC GTTGTTGGAGTCACTGGCCTAATATTGACTAAACTTGATGGTTCTGCTCGAGGTGGCTGTGTG GTCAGTGTGGTTGATGAGCTTGGTATTCCTGTAAAGTTTGTAGGTGTTGGGGAAGGTGTAGATGACCTCCAACCGTTCAATGCTGAGGAATTTGTTAATGCTATCTTCCCATGA